One Solanum pennellii chromosome 9, SPENNV200 DNA segment encodes these proteins:
- the LOC107029698 gene encoding DNA-directed RNA polymerase V subunit 7-like, giving the protein MLCDFEVRLYVVVPMEDMKKSGELPGNIVIRRLFSQLTFLRATEDCGYFLKVTKVKSVGNGKLLDSSKYIMFPVTFHSLTFLPKIGEVLVGIVVEVCRHGVFLKCGPMNSIYLSVRKMPNYNYVPGENPFFICNDQSRIENEVAVRFVVYAMRWSRTLVRKFDVLASIEGDCLGPVSLNGFDGLEL; this is encoded by the coding sequence ATGCTGTGCGACTTTGAAGTTCGCTTATATGTGGTAGTTCCTatggaagatatgaagaaaagTGGAGAACTCCCTGGAAATATTGTCATCAGGCGTCTTTTTAGCCAACTCACATTTCTGAGGGCTACAGAAGATTGTGGATACTTTCTCAAAGTAACAAAAGTGAAGAGCGTAGGCAATGGAAAGTTGTTAGACTCGTCAAAGTACATCATGTTCCCTGTAACCTTCCACAGTCTTACCTTCTTACCTAAAATCGGGGAAGTTTTGGTTGGTATTGTCGTTGAGGTTTGCAGGCATGGAGTCTTTCTGAAATGTGGACCCATGAACTCTATTTATCTCAGTGTTCGGAAGATGCCAAATTACAACTATGTTCCAGGTGAAAACCCTTTCTTCATATGCAATGACCAGTCAAGGATTGAGAACGAAGTGGCTGTCCGATTTGTGGTTTATGCTATGAGATGGAGTAGAACCCTTGTTAGGAAATTCGATGTTCTTGCAAGCATCGAAGGTGATTGCCTTGGACCAGTTTCACTGAATGGATTTGATGGACTAGAGCTGTAA